A stretch of DNA from Cygnus atratus isolate AKBS03 ecotype Queensland, Australia chromosome 9, CAtr_DNAZoo_HiC_assembly, whole genome shotgun sequence:
CCAAGATTggtgaagtgttttttttttttttaatgtgtgtttaGTGTGGTGGTGTCTAAGGTTTTACTTTCTGTGTGGTTCATAGTTAACTCCACTCTCACCTGCACACACATACTTGCCTTGATAACGTGTTTCTTTGCCAAGATGGACAGGTTTTTAGTCTCTTTTTCTGCCCCCAGCTCTTTGTGCCAGGCCCGGCCCATGCTGGTGACGCGGCCGCCTCTGCCTGTACTCAGCCGGGCCCTGTCTCACTGCTGCTGGGTTTTCTAGAGATGCTTCTGGCACCTCTGCTGATGGCTTCCATCATCCAGTTACTTCAGGGGCCGTAGCCTACCCTACCAGCTTCCCTGAGGTCAGAGagccttcctccacctcctgcaAGAGGCAGCCAACTTCTGCGCTTTTCCTTAAGGAGCGCTGAGCCCAGCGGTGCTCTGGAAGCTTTCCCATTAGCTGGTGACTGCTGAAGGGTCTNNNNNNNNNNNNNNNNNNNNNNNNNNNNNNNNNNNNNNNNNNNNNNNNNNNNNNNNNNNNNNNNNNNNNNNNNNNNNNNNNNNNNNNNNNNNNNNNNNNNNNNNNNNNNNNNNNNNNNNNNNNNNNNNNNNNNNNNNNNNNNNNNNNNNNNNNNNNNNNNNNNNNNNNNNNNNNNNNNNNNNNNNNNNNNNNNNNNNNNNNNNNNNNNNNNNNNNNNNNNNNNNNNNNNNNNNNNNNNNNNNNNNNNNNNNNNNNNNNNNNNNNNNNNNNNNNNNNNNNNNNNNNNNNNNNNNNNNNNNNNNNNNNNNNNNNNNNNNNNNNNNNNNNNNNNNNNNNNNNNNNNNNNNNNNNNNNNNNNNNNNNNNNNNNNNNNNNNNNNNNNNNNNNNNNNNNNNNNNNNNNNNNNNNNNNNNNNNNNNNNNNNNNNNNNNNNNNNNNNNNNNNNNNNNNNNNNNNNNNNNNNNNNNNNNNNNNNNNNNNNNNNNNNNNNNNNNNNNNNNCTCCAAAACTGACTGCAGGCCTTGCTCCGCTGCTGCGTGGCTCCAGTTTAAACTGGTGAAGGGTTGCTGATGCAACGCTGGAATAGTATCCAGTGCTGGGGAATCAGGCCCGCTGTGGAAAAGGCTTAGTTTGAGTGTTTTGGACCGGGCACTGGCACTTTGAAAGGCGATCTAGCTGCTCTGTGACTCTACAAACAATGAGTGCTGGGCTGGGCCTGCCCTGGGATAATTTAAGAATACTTTGTGTTGGCATAGTTATCAGGGTGTTTATTGCGTGGATATATTTCTTCACCTCTGTGTGAGGGTGCCTGGAAATAGTCGGGAAAATAATGGCTCCAGACAGCTACCCTCAGCAAGCTGCTCGGCAGCCAGGGACGACACCAGGACCATCGGCTCTGCTTTTGCCCCTGTCCAACTCTGCAGCACtttgcagccccccagcagcactggtTGGGTTACCTGATGACTGGCCCAGGAGCATGCCAGCCCCACACCACCGATGCCCCGTGCACCACCTCCAGCTCTCCCACCCGAGAGTGTCTGACAGCAGGATGTGCCAGCAGTATCCTGCAATTTCGCTGTAAAATAAACACTCTGCTCTTCTTCAACGGCTGATTATATCTAGCCTACAGCCTTTCTGGGAAAGGCAAAGCCACAAACCCAAACGCTGTGCATTATATGGCTGTCTTTGGTTTCTCATTTCTCCTgttctgtcttgcttttcttatttactCTTCATTGTATCCTATTTTGTGAGCACTTATTGTCACTTACACACCCATGTCATTGTTCCTGCTCCTGTGCTCAGGAACTGAACTTCTTCTGCCTCTTTTACTCTGTTACAGGCTTGACTTCCCGGTGCTGATTGCTAGGGGATTTCCTATGGCAACACAGccatccttttccttcttcccaaaCTGACCCCTGTGCATCGCTTTTCTGGTGTTTCATGTgaagctgcttttcatttcatcagGTTTCCATCACACTTTTATGAACGCTCTTCGCAGCCCAGGCCTTGCACCTTGTTCCTGCAATGTCTGCACGAGCATTTTGGATTTTCCAGAGCTATTTAGTCCCTTGGGGTAACAATACTGGTGGCGTGCACGGCCGcacccagcagccaggctggcagggTGTGAGGGCACAGGGGCagtgccgggggggctcccgaagccagctccagcccatTTGACCTCCGGAAGGGAGGGCATGGGAGCTGAGCACTTCAAAGGCGCCAAAGCAGCCTTCGAGACTGTGTTTACTTAAATACTTGTGCTTATTTATACagctaatctttttttttctgtcctttgctCGGGGCAGATGCGCGAGCAGCGGGGTGTGCACGGCGGTACCCATCTgtgcccaggagctgcctgtGAGAGGGGACAGTGACACCAGACAGTGCCACCCGCTCGCACACGCCAGCGCAGTGCCCCGTGGAGGACTTTGTGCCCTGTTGCtgacaggagaggagagggtcAGAGGTTGTCATGCTTGGGGCAATGCAACGGAAGGAGGACGGCTGTGTGATCGGGGCCAGAGGGGCTCCTGGCAAACGGGACAGCTCAAAATGGACGTGCCTGAAGCACTTCCTGTAACACCCCTTCCAAAGGGCTCAGCCACGGCCCCAGGGGCCTGGTGGACACCCGTGTGTCCCTCAGGCAAAGAAGGCTGGTGGTGCCTGGTGGCACGAGGCCCCGTACGGCCGGCAGGCCGAGGGGAGATCCTGCCCCTCTGTTCAGCGccggtgaggccacacctggagtgctggctCCTGTTCTGGGCTCCCAGGTGCCAGGGGGACGTGGAGCCGCTGGAGCCCAGCGCAAGGCCACCAAGCACGGCCTGGAGCCCTCGGCTGCGGGGAGAGGCTGCGGGACCTgaggctgctcagcctggagaggaggtgGCACCTGGGGAGCTCCCCCAAgtccagagcagagctcagcggtgcccagcaccaggggCAGAGGCCCCGAGCACAAACCGGAGCCCAGGAGGCTTTTTTCTGGGCGCAGCACCCCCCTGCTGGCAcccagggcaggaggctccGGGTGTTTGCTGGACTCCGGGAGCACTCTGCCACCAAAACGCGCCAGGTGGAGAAGCTTCTACCTATCACCCTCTTGTTTAATTAATAAGTCCCTGGTGTGCTGCTGCAAGTTTGGGCCGGctttattctttattccttttttttcttttttggtgcattagcagctgtgccagcaccaccTGCAGAGGCACGTCCCCCTGCAGGGCAGCCCGGTtccggtggggggggggagcccaAATaccccccccgctcccctttccccccccctccctgcgctgaggggaggggcagggggggccgggggcggtcccttctctctccctcctccctctcccccctcttcctcctccctctcctcccccccccccgttcgCTTCCCGCCCGCCGCGATGTCCCGCCGCCGGCAGGAGCCCGACAGGTGAGCGGGGAcggaaccccccccccccccccccgccccggacCCCTCCGCCCCCCGGCATCAACCTCCACCcacccccgagccccccgcacTCCGagacccagcccagccccattcccccagcatccccccccctccccagcgtGGTCCCCATCTGCATCCCCCAACAACCCCTAGCTCCCCCCAGCATCCTCCTTCAcccccctctgcagcccccccaccATCATCCCCTCCCCATTGTCCCCACCTCCCCGTTGCCCCCTCCATTGCTTCCGCCTCCCCATTGCCCCTTCTCCATTGTCCCCCCCCATCCCATTATCCCCCCCGTCCCCAAAACGCCCCCCTATCCCCAAATGCCCCCCCATTGCCTGGATCCCAGCGAAGAGACCCCATCCCACGCTGGCGCATGGCCCGGCCGCTGGGCACCCATCCTGCACCCCCCAGGACGTCTGCGGGGCCGTGGGGTGCAGGATCCTGGCCTGCCACCTGCAGCGGGGGCTCCCCGGGCCCCCCACTCGAGGCCAGGGCCTGGCCGTGCAGCCGCCCGCCATCCTCAAATCCACTCGCCATCGTCTCCTCCGGCAAACAAAAGCGCTCGGCGAGCCCACCAcgctcctgctctgcctccctgcacccagcaccctgctgcacCCCGTGCCCTTCCCAAAACGGGCGGCAGCTGGGGCGGTCTAGAGGCGAGCGTGTTTATCTCCTGCCTGCAAAGCTGTGGGCACCAGCGTGGTtaaactgttttggttttggttcagCAGGGGCCGAACAACAGAGCCGCGCAGCTCTCGCGCGGCAGGAGATAAGGCTGGAAGCGCATTTCTTCCCGCGAGTAATTAACTGGTTGTGGGCAATAATTTGTTAGCCCGACTAGGCCTGTTTCTCTTCCTCGCCGCGTGTTTTTTAGCTTAGGAGGAGCAAAGCGCGGGGCTGGAAGCCATCTGTAAACCTTATTTAGCAGGGCAGCGCTTGGTGCACGGCTGCACAAACAGCCCCTGGCTCAGGCGCGCGCTGGGCTCTCTCCAGGCTTTTTCCCAACGCTGCAGATACTCCCAGTGTATTTTCTTCAAGGCAGCTTGGGTACGATTCCCGCTCCTGCCCGCAGTGAGACTCTCACCCAGATTCCTCTCCGCGTCTAACTCTGTTTTCCCTGGCCTTGATGGAGAAATCTTCCCGCTTCGGGCTGCGTGGGagtgtccctgcccagccgCCCGCCCCGCTGCGCTTCACCCGGACCTCTCCTTGCGTCGCTTCCTCGCTCCTCAGCCCCCAGTTTTAAGGgttgttttcctgctgctgtcgTCGCCTGCACAATGCCGTGCTTCGGGCTGGCTGCTGGGAAAGCAGAGATACTGGATGGTGTTGGCTTCTGATTCCAAAGCGAAGCAGAGCTGGATGTCACCTGCTGGTTCGTGGTAACCGCACCCGGAGCGGTTCCCTTCCTAATCGGATgcttttgtggtggtggttcAGCGGGGATGGCGCTAGAGAGCTTTGTGGAGCTCCCTGGAAAGGTTTCCAGATCCGATGAAGATccatgaaagacaaaaacagcaaatttcCCCTTTACAAGCAAAAAAAGGACAATGAAGTTGGGTCTGGATTTGCCGTGGGTCGCCAACAGGTGATCAGATTGGAGTAACTTGCCACTTAGGGGTCATCAAGTCTGTCTGAGCTCCATGTGTTGCTGAAGAAGATAAATAATGtcagcatcctgctgctccACCCAGCCTGAAGACTGAACAAAGGTCTCAGAAACATCGGGGGCTGTGGAcaggctcctgctcctgctctctccTCTTATTTCCCTTTGTTGTCTGAGCAAGCCTTTGCTCTGCTGTACTCACCCTGATGCTTCCCTGCACTAGGAGCGCTGATAACCTTCTTGGCTGCTTGTCAGGGCAGCTGTTTGTGTCCTGGAGAGCCTGGCTTTGCAAAAGGGGCTGGGGACCAAGGGCTTGTCCTCGTGGGAACCCCTGGGGCAGAGCCAGGCGTCCCCAGCATCCGTGCAGCAAGGGCAAGAGCCAGGGTCTGGTTGCATtgagaaaatccatttttttaagcatcGTCCCCCCATCATTACTGCTTAACTTGCCTTAAAACCTGCTCAGTTTCCTCAAATTCCCTGGCTTGTATGGAAGGGTGGCAGAAGATTGTCAGGTCTTCTCATGCATTTCCCGTTTTGTCTTCCAGCGGAATCGAATCCCTCTCTGCAGACGAGCAAGGTACAGTAACTTTGTGAAGGACATGGCTTCAGTGGGTTTGTTGTTAGAAATTCCCAtccttctgaaagaaatcaCAATTTGATGACTACtggctataaaaaaaaaaaagtgtaatgcTTTAGTTTTGTGGATAAGATTTTTGAGATTTTATACTTGTTTACAAAATTcatgttattttgttatttattcttttcctcttatctGCATAGTGCAAAAATGTCAGGAGAAGAGCTAGTCTTGCACTGAAAATTCAGTAGATGGCTGCCGAATCTCCGTGCATCCAAGCCGGAGCACTCGGTGAGCACCATGGGCAGAGCTGGACCTGCCAGAGACCtcgtgcaaaaaaaaatcagtgcatgATCATGCAGAGAGAGCTTTTATTCTGCTAAATGGTTCTGTGAAATCTCTTAACACCCCTGCTCGGAGCACGGAGGCGTGCGTGTCGAGGCGGTCTGGCTGGGACATCTGGTGTGGGGTGGAGGACGTGGGACACCGGTCCTCGCTGCATCTCTGTGGTTCCTCTTGGCTGGCGATGACAGTCTGGTGTTGGGCacattttttcatgtctgtTGGGAGTCAGCAGCCGTGGGCTGGTGctttgctctgcctgctgcgGTGGGTGTGTGGGAGGGGGGGTCCGTGGCTGTCcttgcagcccctctgccctgcagtgCACCGTGTGCTGCTCCCTCCTTGCCTTTGCACCTTCGGTGCAAAGCCCTGCACACCGATGCAGACGCCGGTTTAattcaaagcaagaaaatctGCTTGGGTTTTATCAGCACAGGAAGCGGTGGCCCCATCACTTTTCTGGGCTGAGGATGTGTGAAGCATGTGACGCTGACAACCCCAGAGACTTTGATTATAGGTGTTcagaagttcctttttttttccatgcaaaacaTGCACGTAAAACCCACCGGTTTCCTCTTCCAGACTTGGAGGCCTCCTGCGAGGAAGGAGCAGGCTGTGCCGAGGGCTGTGCCGAGGGCTGTGCCGAGGAGCTCCCAGCAGGTGAGCAGCACCAGGACCAGGAGCCAGCCCAGCCGTGTGGGGCTGGAAACCGGgtcatttgttttccaatatTGGTTTCTCTTCAACTCACGTTTGTACGGGTGGTATATGAGAGCTGTGcgtggcacagccccagcccggggcaCTCCCTGGTGGCACGCACCCGTCCCCGCTGATGCTTCTGCCAGCTCTTGTGCATGCCGTGGGAAACCGTGATTCAGCTGGGGGAAGTGGGATGTGCCGGGGCGAAGCGAGGGCCCAGAACAGTCCCGGTTTGTTTAGGACATCATAGATCAAAATGAAGTGTTGAACATCACGTGTACCCTTCAGGAGGGCCTGTGTGACCCCTGAAGTCTCCGATGCTGGGATGTGAGTCTATGCCTAAGCACAGCTCAGTGTTTTCTTACTCTGTCGTGTTACCTAACTTGCCCACcaaacaaatgtatttaaacttCTTAATGTATCCCTTACTTACCTGTGGCATAGCTTTACTTACTCCTTCCTGCCACTAACGGGGTGTGATTTTGTTCAGGAGAGAATGGTTCCGAAAGCAGCTCCAGCAGTAGCTCAGAAGATGACTCAGGTGAGTGTTGTGTTCCAGTTTATTTAATTTCCCTCTTTGGAAAATGTAACTTCGATTTAAATATGCTGCTCTTTATGGGAATAGTCTCGAAGTTATTGTACAGCGCTGTTAATTCAATGATTGAATGTGGAAAAGCAGAACGATATTTCTGTGAGCACATTATTTCCTGGTCACTCAGTTCTGAGCCTTGCAATAATAGAGGAGCGGCTGCTCGTGTGGCACTGGCCTTCGCTCACACAGTGCCTGCAGATGTTTGTACACCGCAGTAGCCGTCCGAAGACCGAGAGGCTATAAATCTGCATAAAAGTTGGCAGCACAAGTGGCAAAACAGGATGGacaggaaaagaattaaagGAAGTGTTTGCCGTTGATGAAAAGCGTGTGGGTTTTCACTTGCGCGGGTTACACCACGAACAGTTTATTCTGCTTTCATACAAGACTGAGAGTCTTTACTAAAGaattagaaagcttttttttattttttccatcagataCTGAGGAGTCTGATACAAGACGGTCGGGTGAGTGTGctgctttgttcctttcctGTACCCGCCTTTGGAAGCGTTAGGAAGCCGACACGGCTTCTTACCGGGATGCGTGAGGGCAGGCAGACAGCAGCCGAGCGCTGGCACAGCCGCTGCCAGCCGGGGCCCCTTCTTCTGGCACAGACACTTGCTGGAGGGCATTATCACGCGGGCTGAGTGCATGCGTGGTGTGTGCGAACATGGCAGCACTGCTAACTAATGAGCAGCGCTGCTGGAGCTCAGCCAGGCTTCCTCTCCTGCACAGGGCTCGGAGCAATGCCAGCGGCTGCTCCGTGCCCAAAATAGTGCTCCAGGATGGGGTCCAGCTCGCTGTCATGGCCTGGGTGTTTCTGTGATGGCttccaggcagctcagcacagcGTCGGATAataacagattttcttcctctcccacaTATGCCTACCTGGGAGGTGTTGACATGACGGGATGACAGGGAGGGCCTGCCCGCAGCCTGGTGttgctgggctggcagcagcagcggttGCATTTCATCACACCTTGTGGCGTGAGCTCTGCCAGTCACGTTTGCACAATTTGAACCTTCAGGCCAAAAACTTTTGCCTCGTGTGAGCTCcgcttgcttgcttttgtgttGGAGCTTGGTGAGGCTGATTCAGGCGTTTCAAAACCCGTTTAGGGCCAAGTGTGCTGCTCTAGCGTGGCTCCCTTCTCGCTGGGGAGCGTGGTGCACGGCTTCCATGCAGGTGGTTGGCGTTTGTACTTGGCAGGATGAGAGGTCCTGGGGAGAGGTTTCCCCCTTGCCATGAACATTTCCAGGCCTTTGGGCAAGCTGTGAGCTTTGGACAAATCTTCTATCCTGGTGCCCAGCCTCATCCCCAAGCTGCGTGCAGGCACAGTAGGCctaagaatattttcctttgtgtttttttctaaagtaaGCAGATGAAATTGGTGGGTTGTCCTTGCTGAGTATGTGAGCAGAGACCTGCCTGGAGGCTGATGGATGAATTTGCTAGGCCATGCATCACTGCAGCCCCCACTGAGAGGGGTGCAAATACTAGAAATCCCAGGAAGCTGGGGTGGGCAGAACCAGGAACAGAGACATCTGTCCCCACTGTCCTTTTGTTATATAAAAGCCACAGATGGCCCTTCTCAGGGAGCTCTTTCACTATGTGTATTAATATGTGCCTTTAAAACTTCTTTATGTAGatgaagagcaagaaaagaaagaatcacAGCCAGACCGCAATGAATCTGGTGGTAAGAGAGCTCTGGAgttcttcccccctccccccccccgctttttttttttctgagcatttaattgctttgattttaatgagCTGATTTTCCTGTTCTCTCCCTAGGAGTGAACTGTCTGCCCCACTGTGAgcattgcagaaatgaaaacgtatgtttagaaaaagaaagccatgtATTTTTCACAAGATAGAATTACAACTTGCAGGTTTTCTCTCgagcttttaaaatatgtttttatctatttatataGGCCCAGAGGGAGCAGGTGACCCCTAGGAGACTTGCTGGAGGAcaatatttgtatgttttttgttttttggttttttttttaatataatgggtatacatttttgttgttcccATTGAGATACTTCAGATTAAGCGGGGAAAAAATTTGCTACACAAATGCATTTGTAGCTATTACAAGAGATGCCCCCAAATCCTTGAGAGCAAACAACTTGCACCAGCTGCCAGCGCTGACGGTCCAGGACAGCCCTCAGGGTGGCTTCTTGTGCGTCTTGTTTCGTTGCaataattaatgttaattaataaTTGTGAATGATTACAATacaaataattcattatttatttaataataataattagcaCCTGCTCTGCAGCGGGCACCAGGCTAACTCGGCGGGTCTGTCCCGGCAGGCTGAAGCTGGACGCGGACGGCACGTACCAGTGCAGCGTCACGGGCCTGATTTTTGAGGTGACCGAGGCAGTCACCATCAGCTACTCCCTGCTGTCCTGGAGCAAGTACGCCGGGCTGGTGAAGCCACCGTGGGTGGTGGGCGGCCCCCTCTTCGACGTGCATTGCAAGGCGGCCTCCGCCCTCACCTCCATCGCCTTCCCCCACTCCCTGTGCCTTGGCGGTGAGTACCGGCCTCCAGTGTGGGTGGTGGGGGCAGGCCAGGCTGCGGGTGCCGATACCAACGCCATGTGTCCCCACAGATGGTGACTCCCATCCGGCCTTCAAGGTGCTGCACATCAAGGGCGCGGGCGCAGCCATCGAACCGTCCATGGACTACTCGGCCTCGCACGTGCGGTGGCTGGTCAGCTCGCTGTCGCCCGTCGGGCCGCTCATCCGCAGCGAGGAGCCCCTGCTCTACCACGGCGCTGTTGTCCTGTACAAGGCCGTCGACAGCGACCCCTCCTTGCTGTTCCGGGTCTACGTGGCCACGAACAACGAATCCTTTATCAAGGTGGGGTTCGCCAAGCCAGGTGGTGCTTCGGCAAAGAGGTGCCCTTCTCTCCCTGCAGTCTGTGCATGCGAAGCTCTGGTGGCATTTCCACATGGAAAAAGGCTGTGGCACATTAGGGTTTGATAAGTAAGCAGTTGTATTCGCCCACCTGCTCGTTCACATGCTGCTgtgaaaagtacaaaaaatgaCAACACATCAGAAACATGTTTGCCACCAAATGAGCAGGGCTTAGATCTGCACCACTTGTCCCCTCTCACCAATCCCCCCTTAGGCCAGCAGGAGAAGGGGGTAGCAGCTAACAATGCTTGCTTTCATTTGGCTTGCAAAACCCTTCTAATTTCGCTGATGTAGcacaattcattttttatttttatttcattattttgaggAATGGAGACATCTGCCCCCACAAGCATTGGGTTTGGTACGCAGCATCTGGTAAGGTTCGCTGTGTGGCACAGGCCGTGGCCATTTTGTTAGACCTGTGGTGGCAAAAAACACAAGGAGCCCCAAGTAGTGCAGATTGTAAATGTGACTCCTTTCACTGAGGGGTGTAACagactgtctttttaaaatttcaggatatagcaaaagcagtaaaacattcaaaaaagaAGTTCATTAAAATCGACAAGCCCCCTGTGTGCCAAAAATTactacagaaaggaaagagataCAGATTACTCTGTGAACCAGAAGCTGAAGTAACTCCGGAGGTAAGTTCCTCATGTAACTGTCATGTTGTGCATCACATTTTGATTTGAAACATGATAGAAGATAGCTTTTCCTTTGCACTCCTGCTGAGTGTGGGGCTTGCTCTGGCTTTAAGGGCAGTTTTCACATCCATTTGCAATTGCTACAGAAAGTATTTGCCTCTTAAAGACATAAAACTGTGGGATGAAATCCTTACATTGCTGAAGCTGATGGCAAAACTCTGGGAGACAGGAGTTTGGATCAGATCAGTGCCACCAACCAAATACGTCCTGTTTAATTTATGTTTggataaatgtttattttaaacataacatTTTACAGGAAATTGAATTTGTTGATGGATCTCTTTTGAAACTAAAAAGTTACATTGAAGTCTATTTGGAGAAACATGAAGACTTCACCTTGTCTTTGATTGAACTGGAGTCTGAAGCAGTTGTATGGAAAGCAAAGCTAAGAGAAAGTaggtattttgtgttttgagtAGCAGTTTGTTCCCGCTGAAAAGAAGCGTGGTTTGGGATGCAATTCAGCCTGTAgattaaattctttaaataacTGCAATTACTGCTGTTAAAATTGCAAGGTTTGGAACTGGAAGTGATAGGAAGAGAAGAGATCCAAGAGGTTGCATACTGATTTTGGAGTAACCTGCACAAgcccctgcacagcacagacgTC
This window harbors:
- the LOC118258018 gene encoding uncharacterized protein LOC118258018 isoform X3 encodes the protein MSRRRQEPDSGIESLSADEQDLEASCEEGAGCAEGCAEGCAEELPAGENGSESSSSSSSEDDSDTEESDTRRSDEEQEKKESQPDRNESGGVNCLPHCEHCRNENAQREQVTPRRLAGGQYLLKLDADGTYQCSVTGLIFEVTEAVTISYSLLSWSKYAGLVKPPWVVGGPLFDVHCKAASALTSIAFPHSLCLGDGDSHPAFKVLHIKGAGAAIEPSMDYSASHVRWLVSSLSPVGPLIRSEEPLLYHGAVVLYKAVDSDPSLLFRVYVATNNESFIKDIAKAVKHSKKKFIKIDKPPVCQKLLQKGKRYRLLCEPEAEVTPEEIEFVDGSLLKLKSYIEVYLEKHEDFTLSLIELESEAVVWKAKLRESDWIHYDQNKNELKRNAVSIKRRKSTNSFSEEETHLGKKQRSNSTTDGIKTMNLLTDQQLMAIAKLFGAEWKEVAIECLQMEMKDIQQIQAKEQEVNMQKFLLLSKWREREQSNGTAQNLYNRLSEKVSYDIVQLLEGFMAQ
- the LOC118258018 gene encoding uncharacterized protein LOC118258018 isoform X1; the protein is MSRRRQEPDSGIESLSADEQDLEASCEEGAGCAEGCAEGCAEELPAGENGSESSSSSSSEDDSDTEESDTRRSDEEQEKKESQPDRNESGADFPVLSLGVNCLPHCEHCRNENAQREQVTPRRLAGGQYLLKLDADGTYQCSVTGLIFEVTEAVTISYSLLSWSKYAGLVKPPWVVGGPLFDVHCKAASALTSIAFPHSLCLGDGDSHPAFKVLHIKGAGAAIEPSMDYSASHVRWLVSSLSPVGPLIRSEEPLLYHGAVVLYKAVDSDPSLLFRVYVATNNESFIKDIAKAVKHSKKKFIKIDKPPVCQKLLQKGKRYRLLCEPEAEVTPEEIEFVDGSLLKLKSYIEVYLEKHEDFTLSLIELESEAVVWKAKLRESDWIHYDQNKNELKRNAVSIKRRKSTNSFSEEETHLGKKQRSNSTTDGIKTMNLLTDQQLMAIAKLFGAEWKEVAIECLQMEMKDIQQIQAKEQEVNMQKFLLLSKWREREQSNGTAQNLYNRLSEKVSYDIVQLLEGFMAQ
- the LOC118258018 gene encoding uncharacterized protein LOC118258018 isoform X2, yielding MSRRRQEPDSGIESLSADEQDLEASCEEGAGCAEGCAEGCAEELPAGENGSESSSSSSSEDDSDTEESDTRRSDEEQEKKESQPDRNESADFPVLSLGVNCLPHCEHCRNENAQREQVTPRRLAGGQYLLKLDADGTYQCSVTGLIFEVTEAVTISYSLLSWSKYAGLVKPPWVVGGPLFDVHCKAASALTSIAFPHSLCLGDGDSHPAFKVLHIKGAGAAIEPSMDYSASHVRWLVSSLSPVGPLIRSEEPLLYHGAVVLYKAVDSDPSLLFRVYVATNNESFIKDIAKAVKHSKKKFIKIDKPPVCQKLLQKGKRYRLLCEPEAEVTPEEIEFVDGSLLKLKSYIEVYLEKHEDFTLSLIELESEAVVWKAKLRESDWIHYDQNKNELKRNAVSIKRRKSTNSFSEEETHLGKKQRSNSTTDGIKTMNLLTDQQLMAIAKLFGAEWKEVAIECLQMEMKDIQQIQAKEQEVNMQKFLLLSKWREREQSNGTAQNLYNRLSEKVSYDIVQLLEGFMAQ